ACATTTAGTGCTATAGGAACTTATGGAATGAGCGTAATAACAGCTATAACTGCTCAAAACACTTATGGAGTATTTTTAGTAGAAGATTTAAGCAAAGAAATAATACAAAAACAAATAGAGGTAGTATTTGATGACATACCACCTAAAGCAGTAAAAATAGGAATGGTATCTAGTCCAGAAATAATAAAGGCAATTGTTGAATCTTTAGATAAGTATAATCCAAAGTACTTAGTAGTAGATCCAGTAATGATATCTAAAAGTGGATATTCACTTTTAAAACCTGAGGCTAAAGACAATTTAATAAAATATCTTATACCTAAAGCATACATAATAACGCCAAATACATTAGAGGCTGAGGAAATAACAGGGATTAAAATTGACAATGTAGACGACATGAAATTAGTTGGGAAAAAAATATTAGAACTAGGGCCTAAATACGTGTTAATGAAAGGTGGACACTTAGACGGGGATGCAGTAGACGTTTTAATAGGCCAGGATACATTTGAAATTTATAAAAGTGAAAGATTAGATAGAAAAAATACTCATGGAACAGGATGCACTTTATCATCTGCAATAACTGCAAATTT
The nucleotide sequence above comes from Paraclostridium bifermentans. Encoded proteins:
- the thiD gene encoding bifunctional hydroxymethylpyrimidine kinase/phosphomethylpyrimidine kinase, producing MEKYKLPTLTIAGSDSSGGAGIQADLKTFSAIGTYGMSVITAITAQNTYGVFLVEDLSKEIIQKQIEVVFDDIPPKAVKIGMVSSPEIIKAIVESLDKYNPKYLVVDPVMISKSGYSLLKPEAKDNLIKYLIPKAYIITPNTLEAEEITGIKIDNVDDMKLVGKKILELGPKYVLMKGGHLDGDAVDVLIGQDTFEIYKSERLDRKNTHGTGCTLSSAITANLALGFDIVQSVSNAKDYITNAIRHSFDIGGGVGPVHHFYEFDSNK